The proteins below come from a single Mugil cephalus isolate CIBA_MC_2020 chromosome 7, CIBA_Mcephalus_1.1, whole genome shotgun sequence genomic window:
- the LOC125010527 gene encoding MICOS complex subunit MIC26-like, producing the protein MLKVRGSGAMPGALTLLPVTVSAATGDGEKEATAPLNLDDLSLYTAPPPLHNASRRVEPEAGQLEDSVATLRKSVEPYAAWCQDTYDKIKPKVQSVVQFGNDAYAYLKSPPKDFYPRAGVIGFTGVVGLFLARGSRFKKLVYPAGLMTLSTSMYYPEKAADIAKSTGDSVYDTAVQSYAALEKMLNPGSKAEKGPGSETKPETKP; encoded by the coding sequence ATGTTGAAGGTGAGGGGAAGCGGTGCCATGCCGGGAGCGCTCACTTTACTGCCTGTTACCGTCTCTGCCGCCACTGGTGACGGGGAAAAAGAGGCCACGGCCCCGTTAAACCTGGACGACCTGTCCCTGTAcaccgctcctcctcctctgcacaaCGCGTCCCGGCGCGTGGAGCCTGAAGCGGGTCAGCTGGAGGACAGTGTCGCCACCCTCCGGAAGTCGGTGGAGCCGTACGCCGCTTGGTGTCAGGACACATACGACAAAATTAAACCCAAAGTTCAAAGTGTCGTCCAGTTTGGGAACGACGCGTACGCCTACTTGAAGAGTCCCCCGAAGGACTTCTACCCCCGGGCGGGAGTCATCGGCTTCACCGGAGTAGTGGGACTATTTCTGGCTAGAGGCTCCAGGTTTAAGAAGCTCGTCTACCCGGCGGGCCTGATGACCCTCAGCACCTCCATGTACTACCCGGAGAAGGCTGCGGACATCGCGAAGTCAACCGGAGACTCCGTGTACGACACCGCCGTGCAGAGCTACGCGGCCCTGGAGAAGATGCTGAACCCGGGGAGCAAAGCTGAGAAGGGACCCGGCTCGGAAACTAAACCGGAAACTAAACCGTGA
- the dnaaf6 gene encoding protein PIH1D3 produces the protein MECLGVSSFQNLKALSDLLSTQQEKEEDEDCGNVTACARLGPGHIGPSAKQDKTASTVYTKKNSKDIWSEEEVAEGSHYDDLTDPRPQPEYEIILKQSVGTEDLFLGLSRKDPSSMCCEAMLVKIKLPDTKATDVILDVKEKFLDLRTPNYKLGLHLPHPVHSQEGKAQFFSEREELEVTLLMKRPMDFINMQ, from the exons ATGGAGTGTCTTGGAGTATCATCTTTCCAGAACCTAAAGGCTCTTTCTGACCTGTTATCAACtcagcaggagaaggaggaggatgaagactGTGGA AATGTGACTGCATGCGCACGGTTGGGTCCAGGACACATTGGCCCCTCAGCCAAACAGGATAAAACGG cGTCCACTGTCTacacaaagaagaacagcaaAGATATCTGGAGTGAGGAAGAGGTGGCCGAGGGCTCCCATTACGATGACCTGACTGACCCACGGCCTCAACCTGA GTATGAAATAATCCTGAAGCAGAGTGTAGGTACCGAGGATCTGTTCTTGGGCTTAAGCAGAAAGGACCCGTCCTCAATGTGCTGTGAAGCCATGCTG GTGAAAATCAAACTACCAGACACGAAAGCAACAGATGTGATCCTGGATGTCAAAGAAAAGTTCCTTGATCTACGGACGCCTAATTA CAAACTGGGTCTCCATCTCCCCCATCCCGTCCACAGTCAGGAGGGAAAGGCCCAGTTCTTCAGCGAGAGGGAGGAACTGGAGGTGACTCTGCTCATGAAGCGGCCTATGGACTTTATCAACATGCagtaa
- the eif3f gene encoding eukaryotic translation initiation factor 3 subunit F: MSVYGPVVKIHPVVLASICDSYERRNEGASRVIGTLLGTIDKHSIEVTNCFSVPHNESEDEVAVDMEFAKNMYELHKRVSPTEVIIGWYATGFDITEHSVLIHEYYSREATNPIHLTVDSALQSGKMNIRAYVSAQMGVPGKTVGVMFTPLTVKYVYYDTERIGVDLLQRTRVSPNRTKGLTSDLSQVAGSAARVQDMLATVLAYIEDVLSGKVTADNSVGRFLMDLVNKVPTIPAEDFENMLNSNINDLLMVTYLSNLTQAQIALNEKLVVL, encoded by the exons ATGTCGGTGTACGGGCCAGTGGTGAAAATTCACCCCGTCGTTCTCGCCTCTATCTGCGACTCCTACGAGCGAAGAAATGAGGGAGCAAGTCGTGTGATTGGGACCCTCCTGG GTACTATTGACAAGCACTCCATCGAGGTCACCAACTGTTTCTCTGTCCCTCACAACGAGTCAGAAGATGAG gtGGCTGTGGACATGGAGTTCGCCAAGAACATGTATGAGCTTCACAAGAGGGTTTCCCCCACGGAGGTCATCATTGGATG GTACGCCACAGGCTTTGACATCACAGAGCACTCGGTGCTCATCCACGAGTACTACAGCCGCGAGGCCACCAACCCCATCCACCTGACCGTGGACAGCGCCCTGCAGAGCGGCAAAATGAACATCCGCGCCTACGTCAG TGCACAGATGGGTGTGCCAGGAAAGACTGTCGGTGTGATGTTCACCCCGCTGACTGTCAAGTATGTCTACTATGACACCGAGAGGATAGGAG tggaTCTTCTCCAGAGGACTCGCGTGTCTCCCAACCGTACCAAgggtttgacctctgacctgtccCAGGTGGCCGGCTCTGCAGCGAGGGTTCAGGACATGTTGGCCACTGTGCTCGCATACATTGAGGATGTGCTG TCTGGCAAAGTGACGGCCGATAACAGCGTGGGCCGTTTCCTGATGGACCTGGTCAACAAGGTTCCCACCATCCCAGCCGAGGACTTTGAGAACATGCTCAATTCCAACATCAAC gacCTGTTGATGGTGACCTACCTGTCTAATCTCACCCAAGCGCAGATTGCTCTAAATGAGAAGCTGGTGGTGCTGTGA